Below is a window of Mesomycoplasma bovoculi M165/69 DNA.
TAAAAATAAATTAAGTGATTTTTTAAATAAAACATTATTTTATGAATTTTGTTTCAAAAATAAAATGAATTTAAATTTTCTTTTCAGAAAAGTCAAAGATTTAACTATCAATGAGCTATTCGCTATAGAATTAGCAAAAATTAAAGCATCTAATTTTAATTTACTTTTACTAAATTCAGAAACATTTTTCTTTGATGAAAAACTAAAAAATAATTTTATAGAAGAGCTGTCCATATTTTTAAAAAATAACAATTCACAGCTATTTTTGTTTGAAAAAAAACCAGTTCAATTTAAGAAAAATTTTTCAGTTATTTTTATAGAAAAAGGTACACTTATAGAATTTAAAAATAATTTAGAAGATCAACCTAAATTTAACACTTTTTTTGCCAATTATTTCTTTAATAATGGTAATTTTTACACGAATGAATTAGGAAATATTAAAAAACATTTATTCTTAATTATGGGATTAAGTCAAATTAGAAAAAATGGAAATGATGTTTTTAATACTTTTGAGAAAAAACGGTTGCAATGAGTTTCTTTTGATGAGTTATCTAAAAATATTGATTTAAATATTATAGAAAAATCAACTAAAGACTTTGAAGTAATAAAATTATAAAAAAAGGAGAAATTATGAACAAAAAGTACGACCACAAATTAGTAGAATTAAATAGAGTTAATCAGTGAAATGATAGTGGCGTTTTTATTGCTCCAGAAAATCCAAAAAAACCTTTTGCAATAATAACTCCACCACCTAATGTTACAGGGCAATTGCACTTAGGACATGCTTGAAACACTTATTTGCAAGATACAGTTATTAGATTCAAAAAATTACAAGGTTATGATGTATTATTGTTGCCAGCTGTTGATCATGCTGGAATTGCAACTCAGGCTAAAGTTGAAGAAAAATTAAACCAAAATGGTTTAAAAAAAGAAGATTTAGGTCGCCAAAAATTTATTCAAAAATGTTATGAATGAAAAGATGAACAATATAAAAAAATTATTGCTCAATGAAATAAATTGGGTATTGCATATGATTATACAAAAGAGAGATTTACTCTTGATGAGGATGCTAAAGAAGCTGTAAGTGAATTTTTTATTCAGCTATATAATCAGGGCCTTTTGTATAAAGGTGATAGGGCTATAAATTGAGATGTTAAATTTCAAACAGCAATTTCTAACATTGAAGTTTTTAATCAACCAGTTGAGCAAAAAATGTACTATTTACGTTATTTTTTAGAAAATAGTACAACAGATTTTTTAGAAGTTGCAACAACTAGAATTGAAACCTTACCAGGTGATGTTGCAGTTGCAGTTAATCCAAATGACAAAAGGTATAAAAAATTAATTGGTAAAAAAGTTATAAATCCTTTTTCCAAAAAATTATTACCAATTATTGCTGATGAATATGTTGATATTAGCTTTGGTTCAGGAGCAATGAAGGTCTCTTCTCACAGTTTGGCTGATTTTGATATTATGCAAAAACATAATTTAAAAGCTCCTGAATGCATTGATGATTTTGGTAAATTAACAAACATTGTTACAGGTTTTGAAGGTCAAGATCGTTTTGAAGCTAGAAGTAAAATTGCAGATTTATTGAATCAACAAGGTTTCTTAATCAAAACAGAAGACATAACTTCTAATGTTGGTATTTCACAACGTAGTGGTGAAATTGTTGAAATCCTTAAAAAACCACAGTGATTTGTTGAAATGAAATCATTAGCTCAAAAAATGCTAAACCACCTTAATTCAAAAGATAAAGTTCAATTTTTCCCAAAGATTTTTGAATCAAAAATTAAAAAATGAATGGAAAATGTTCATGATTGAACAATTTCTCGTCAAATTTGGTGAGGTCACCAAATTCCAGTTTGGTACAAAGGTAATCAAATGAAGGTTCAAATAGAATCTCCTGGAAAAGACTGAAAACAAGAAGAAGATGTTTTGGACACATGGTTTTCATCAGGAATAAGTCCTTTTGTTTTTTTAGGATGACCACAAAGTAACAAATTAAACAAATATTATCCTACTAGTTTAATGGTAACTGGTTGAGATATTTTATTTTTTTGAGTAGCTAGAATGTATTTTTCTTCACTCAATATTTTAGATCAAAAACCTTTTTCAAAAGTTTTGATTCATGGATTAATTCGTGATGCAAATGGACAAAAAATGTCTAAATCTTTAGGTAATGGAATTGATCCTATGGATGTTATTGATGAATATGGTTCAGATGTTTTAAGACAATCTTTAATTTTCAATTCTACACCTGGACAAGATATTAGATTTAATAAAGAAAAATTAAAATTAGGATGGGCTTTAAATAATAAGTTGTGAAATATTACAGCATATATCAATTCTTTGCCAAGTCATAAAACTGAGCCAACTAACATTGATTTATGAATGGAAAACAAGTTGTATTTACTTAAGCAAAAAATTAACAAGCATATTAAAAATTACAATTTCACCTTAATAGGAAAAGAAATTCAAAACTTTGTTTATAATGAATTTTCTTCTAGATATGTTGAGTTTATAAAAATTAATGCAAATGGATTTTATCCTACAAAAATACTTAAAAAAATATTATTAATTTTGCATCCATTTTTACCTTTTCTTACAGATTACTTATTTGAAAATATCTTTAAGCAACAACTATTAAAATCAAGATTTCCAAAACTTTTCAAGTACAGATACACAAAAGAAGTGGATGATATCATTGAAATTATAGATAGTATTAGAAAATATCGAGAATCATATAGTATATCTAATAAAAATGTGATCCAATATTGTGTTTTAAACTCCTCATTAAGTGATTATCAAATTTCAGTAATTAACAAATTAACTTTTGGAATTTGAAAAGAAAACAAAACAACAATAGTCAAAACTGATAATTTTGAAATTGCTATAGATTTAACCGATAAACAAAAAGAAAGTGAATTACTAAAAATTCAAAAAGAAATTGAATTTTTACAAAGCGAAATTAAAAGAGCTGAAACTATTTTGAGTAACCCAGGGTTTTTAAATAAAGCCCCTAAAGACAAAATTGAATTAGAACAACAAAAATTATCATCTTTTAAAGAAAAACTTAAATTTTATTTAGATAAAAAATAAAATTAAAATAAAAGTTTTATATAAAAAACCACTTATTTAAAGTGGTTTTGTTTTTTAAAAAAATTATAATATTTTCTTTTTCCTCAACCAAGGTTGCATTTTTTCCCGATAAACTTTTGATTTTTGAAGATAATGTACACCCAGTGATTGGGAAATTTCTCAAAGAGCCCCAATAATTCAATAAATTTGCAAGGATGCTTGGAATAAAAGTCCTATAAAAATAAACACAATTGACATTATTCTTTGAGTTTTTAACTGTTTTTTCATAGCTTCTGATTCAGAAGTATTCATAATACGTTGTGTCTTAGTTTTATTCAATCATTTAGGAATTCATTGTTGTAAAACTTGAGTTACAACGACAACTATCATTATTGGTAAGTAAATCCATTCACCAGAAAATAGTTTTTGATAAGATGTTGCAGAAAGTTCCAAACCAAGGAAATATGTTACTTTTAAACTAGGTATACCTTGTAAAACACGTCAAACCGCAATAAAAATAGGCATTGTAACAAGTGCTTGTGAAAAAGGTGCAAAAGGTGAAAAGTTGTTTTTTTTGTATAATTCCGCAACTTCTTGCCTTTGTCGCTGTTGCATAACTTTATTATTTTTGTACGGTTCGTATTTTGCATCAATTTTAGCTTTTTTAGCTTGTAATTCAATTTGTTTGCTTTGACCAAAAATTGTTTTAAATCTAAACATAAAAGAGATAATTTTGGTCAAAACAACAACCATAACAATAGCTAAAATTGTAATTCAACCATTTCATTCGATTAATGATTGCGATTCTGAAACCCCTAAAATTATTTTTGAAAGTGGATAAACAAAAATAGAATAAAAAGGTCCATAAGCCCAAGAATCACCTCATGTGACAATCGGACTACTTGCTACATTATTTTCAAAAGCAAACTTTTTATAACTTCCATCTGCTTTATCTAAATTAAATTCATATGTATTCTTCTCTAAATTGATTTTGTTGTAATTTAAATTTTTGAGTAAATTAGCAAAATATAAAGAATATTTCTCAATTATGTTTTTATTTTTATCCGAAACACCTTCACCTTTTTTAGTTTGATATTCTTCAATTGCTGTTTGCAATTCATCTTTAGAGAATCCTAGTGTATTTGTATCAATTTTGTTGTAAATAGATTGAATTATATCCCTACTGAAACTAGCATTTTTTTTGTAAGATGGGACTAAATCATTGTTAATTGTAAAAAAGAAAGGACTATCTTTATCTTCTGTGTTAGATGTTTGTTTAAAAAGTTCTTTAGCAATATCAATATCACCATTTTTTAAATAAAATTTAGGAGATGGGACTTTAATATCTGTTCATTGATTTTTTTGTTTATAAACCTTGTCTCCAGAAGTTATAAACAAAAATTCATTATCAAGGTCACCTTTTAAATACTCAAAGCTATTGTTATTGTTTTTGTATAAAATTAAAGAACTATGTTGTC
It encodes the following:
- a CDS encoding valine--tRNA ligase produces the protein MNKKYDHKLVELNRVNQWNDSGVFIAPENPKKPFAIITPPPNVTGQLHLGHAWNTYLQDTVIRFKKLQGYDVLLLPAVDHAGIATQAKVEEKLNQNGLKKEDLGRQKFIQKCYEWKDEQYKKIIAQWNKLGIAYDYTKERFTLDEDAKEAVSEFFIQLYNQGLLYKGDRAINWDVKFQTAISNIEVFNQPVEQKMYYLRYFLENSTTDFLEVATTRIETLPGDVAVAVNPNDKRYKKLIGKKVINPFSKKLLPIIADEYVDISFGSGAMKVSSHSLADFDIMQKHNLKAPECIDDFGKLTNIVTGFEGQDRFEARSKIADLLNQQGFLIKTEDITSNVGISQRSGEIVEILKKPQWFVEMKSLAQKMLNHLNSKDKVQFFPKIFESKIKKWMENVHDWTISRQIWWGHQIPVWYKGNQMKVQIESPGKDWKQEEDVLDTWFSSGISPFVFLGWPQSNKLNKYYPTSLMVTGWDILFFWVARMYFSSLNILDQKPFSKVLIHGLIRDANGQKMSKSLGNGIDPMDVIDEYGSDVLRQSLIFNSTPGQDIRFNKEKLKLGWALNNKLWNITAYINSLPSHKTEPTNIDLWMENKLYLLKQKINKHIKNYNFTLIGKEIQNFVYNEFSSRYVEFIKINANGFYPTKILKKILLILHPFLPFLTDYLFENIFKQQLLKSRFPKLFKYRYTKEVDDIIEIIDSIRKYRESYSISNKNVIQYCVLNSSLSDYQISVINKLTFGIWKENKTTIVKTDNFEIAIDLTDKQKESELLKIQKEIEFLQSEIKRAETILSNPGFLNKAPKDKIELEQQKLSSFKEKLKFYLDKK
- the yidC gene encoding membrane protein insertase YidC, which gives rise to MLNKKNRPKAFEFFDNNPKNSNLGKKINWKNIRRIIKLIIYFLIFGITLTGCIQSFVVKTSFNVGEGVEFYQNDSEVTPNYTILSTETKGKSYEVVPINKSNNFLISADKVKSNNDQNILSLLKEQSEKNGNSQKYFGQHSSLILYKNNNNSFEYLKGDLDNEFLFITSGDKVYKQKNQWTDIKVPSPKFYLKNGDIDIAKELFKQTSNTEDKDSPFFFTINNDLVPSYKKNASFSRDIIQSIYNKIDTNTLGFSKDELQTAIEEYQTKKGEGVSDKNKNIIEKYSLYFANLLKNLNYNKINLEKNTYEFNLDKADGSYKKFAFENNVASSPIVTWGDSWAYGPFYSIFVYPLSKIILGVSESQSLIEWNGWITILAIVMVVVLTKIISFMFRFKTIFGQSKQIELQAKKAKIDAKYEPYKNNKVMQQRQRQEVAELYKKNNFSPFAPFSQALVTMPIFIAVWRVLQGIPSLKVTYFLGLELSATSYQKLFSGEWIYLPIMIVVVVTQVLQQWIPKWLNKTKTQRIMNTSESEAMKKQLKTQRIMSIVFIFIGLLFQASLQIYWIIGALWEISQSLGVHYLQKSKVYREKMQPWLRKKKIL